TTTACACGAAATACTttcttcgaaaaattgtttcacttTTCAAGTAATTCAATAAGCTGCAGTAATTCTGCAATAGTATttgttaaatatgatattattaattaggAAGCCATTCATTTAACTTTGATTTTTGTGTGATGATAATTATTGATCTTAATCATTATGGTCCAGAGCtggtttcattatttttatgtataaaattgataactatcgcaaaataatttgttgatttCAAAGACTAGATCAAGTatgtgataataaaaatacaaacaatttttttcatttaaaaagttttattccaacttttgaatacaaaaaataaatggaaatcaTCGTAGACAAATGATCTTGAATTaactaatatacaaaaaaaatcagagGTAAATCAATGGCGTTAgagatatttatagaaaatattgagaCAAATTTAAGAGTGGAGTTTGTCAATAATGACCGGCTCTGAATGTATGCAAATAGTTTGAAGAATTAAACAGAcgatagaaaacaaaaattaaaagtttgtatCTAGTTCATATCAATTAGTTCACTTATTTTTGGGAAATCTATTGCCCAATTAATTTCCCGAATTAAAATGTAAGACattctgtatttttataatcatttggAATATGTGGAAAAAGTTCGATTCTTAATTCTCCAAACTCGATTAGTGAAGTATAACTTTATCATCTCGctattatttctaataatatttagtttgGCACTTGATTAAGATAATTTGAATGGCTATGCGAGAGTTACATAAacaattatgatttattataaactaagcTAATTTGCGTCTTGGTGTATGAATAGATGGTAATCTTTATTATTAatgagaaaacaaaaaaagtttttgagttTCAAGCGTCTCTTTATTACGGCGCATGATGAGAGAACCTAAGTAGATCCACCATAAGACATCCGCGGCGGATCCCTACGTATATAAAAACAGGACAGAAGATTAAATGAGGAAATGAGAAAAACTTTGTCCAAAGTGCATACTTTGTCCAAAGTGCATAGATGACAAAATAGGCTATGATAAAgaaaatcgatttattatactattttaaacCCCCGATTTAAAAAAGTGGAGGTATAAGTTCAACGTATCTGTGAACTATGTAACTGTGTGTTTGCCTATGGCATTTTAGCTTCTAAACCTATgaagtgattttttatttatgaaaggtaatttgattgaaAGTGTTTCCTATGTTTCGAGTGAAAAGAGGCGATGATCTACAAATGGctgagtagattttcttgaaacacaactaagaacactctccatcaaataacctttcaaacagaaaaaaccaaattggttcatccgtttaagagctACAATGCTACAATGTCACAAACGAATTTAGCAGATAAGATTTTATGTCGGaggtttcttaaaattttttatttaatatttatacacataTTGCTTGCATGTACATATAAttaagtttaacatttttttttcaatatttttcagaacATAGTTTTAGCATGGGGAAAATACAGTTTTCTCTGTGAACCAGTGGATTATGAATCAAATCCAGAATCATTAGAAATTGCAtcattgatatattattattttgtaattaaagttATCGATTTATTAGATACGGTAAGTAgatatttgatacatttttttatgaattttttgttgtattattacTTACATATTATTATCCCACACCAGGAGAAAAACTCTGCTTAGTTTCCcggaatacaaaaatatttattaaataaattcaaatcaaGCATAtgacaagaattaaaaaaataaaccctgAATTGGATTCTGGAAATGCTTTccaatcttatttttttatttttgtacgttCGCggtactatttaattttttttttggacttgaaaatttgtattgcaTATTTACCCAATTTGGGTTCCTATGAAAGTAATCACTATCCTATTTTGAAGCTATGTATAAATTTGTTTCGAAATCGGAATAATATTTCCTGTAGTAAATGTAAAGCTACTgtacttttttgaatttatttgcaacaagccaaaaatttgtatggatGTAGTTTTTAGTTAGTCTAAAAACAATGAGAAAAAGAATAGAGAAATTCAGTTTCGAAGTTTGGAGCACAGCCAATTTTTGTTGCCTTACGAGCTTTAAGGAAGTGGATTATCTCCTTAAAATAGTATGAAAGAAAGTAGATATTCTTCAATTTGAAGCTGGCCAGGCAATTGAATTGGTCggaatatttaactttttgtaaGTAAGTACAAAGACCGTACGGTAgctttatactttttggactcCACACCACATGAATGTATGAATTATATGCAATATTCCAATTGTGTACTTGATACACCCAAAGGAaatgtttttggatttttgaaCCCTACAAGGTTTGAAATTATGAAACGAAAGCAcgcatttttttcataatgaaaGCAGCCTAAAAACACGTCGTATAATTTTACTACTACAATTTTCAGCCTGTTTGATTATTCGAGGATATCCCTGAAATATATGATGGAATTCAATGTTTTATCAATGTTTGTATTGGCGGAAACGCCTTAGAGTAATTGTTGTCCTTGCTTGCACTGCagcttttaaatttaagaacgaACAACAAATTACAAAGAACGaagtcatataaataaaaacaatttttcttgatGAGCTTGTTTTAACAAAACACATGCTAACAAAGAAATTTCTAGGTTAGCGTTCCTAATTGGCCTCTGCTCTATTGCGGCTCTGTTAGAAAAAGCATAATTCATGTATAATTAAGAACACTGTTTTTGATCATTTCAAAAACTGCAGCCACTCAGCCTTATACAATTCTTGCCTTACGTGCGGAATTGAGTGAAAACCTtagaattattatgtatttaactACAATAAACTCCCCATACCCTGGGGTAGTTTTTTCGCCCTTTTAAAGGCTGTATGTAGTTTAGAAATAATGAACTATGCTAGagcaattttttgttgaaaattcgaattttttgataaaaaaaatcgtgctttaatttaaattatttgaataactatttaaatgtaattataaaaaaagattcattaatatgttaaaaatcaagaaaaacatATGTTCAAATTTTCTTGCCTCGAACAAGGAACTGAGAATATTTTGGAAGCGTCTGACTATCTGTCTGCTCTAGGAAAAATTTACGCCAGTGCAACTTTGAGATGGTCATTAAAAACGATACTCTACTTAATTGCCAAGCTTAATttcaataatgaaattttgatcgataGCTGAAGAAAGTccaatacatacattttttaaaagtttccaccttatatttcaaaaacggaaTAGACACATATCGGTTCATTTTTAagggtaaataaatataataggagtcaaaaagtgtcaactttgtttttttaaatggaactacCAAAAATTGAGGTATGAAAAAAAAGCTTTTGCAGCAATGTTCGAGAATCACCGACAAAAATTTgtagttcaatttttaaataaaatttgcttggtttgatattgaaaaaactgaaaaatgtttaCTTCCCCTTAAAATGACCCCGATACGTGTTCTCACGTTTTATGATTTTCCATTTTACAATCGAGTAAtcactttttataaatacattcaaGAGTGTttgaatgtatttataaaaaatatgttacaaatgATTTCTGCTACCACGTTTGAGGAAGCTACCCCCATAATTCGTAACACCTGAGTAGTAATAGTAAGAAAAAACTTGGACAGAACAAGGTGTGCCAAATACGGAAATAGTCTCACTTAAGCATTCCTACTTAATTGAACAGTCAAGTgctaaaatctttttaatttttaatgcaattacAATGTTGGAATATCTTataaagaaaatgttatttttacgaaatttttattgaaattcaatcaaattatgtaaatttttttataacaatttaatattgtttcaatattgacgtcaaaaatattttaaaataaaaatcgattaaatttatttacataaaaaaattcttatataaaGAATGCCAAAGGTTAAATGTATCGGAAATCAAACgtaatttaataatgtaaatataaattaatattcattttctatCAGAATAATTAcaattgtaaatattcaattcaaaaatttatttttttatgggcacttttgaaaaaaatattttataatttaagcaTTTGGTGAATTTTAAATAAGGGACTGCCACGTGTGAAATGATTACACAAACTTGCCGAATTGTTGGTACTAAAACCgtgtaatatgtatttttttgtgcttAAGATATTGTGACCTTATCCAAGATCAATGAGACCCATGGTTGCCATAACggaatacagtcaaacctggataagcgagagttcaagggagcacaatctcattctcgcttatagaggtttctcactaacccgagtttctcgctaatgctgGTACCTGGGTAGCGTTTCTCCTTTATAGACGTACGCAGCAATAACTAGTCTCAGCAAGTGCGAATGGAAGTCACAACAAGTACTAGGAACCtttagtttcttttaaataaaataaataaataaagctcgactgtcgcttatagaggtatagataagtagcagtctcacttacggatgtccatgagggaaaaacgactctctcttacagaggtttctgattctcgctaatagaggttttagGAGCTTAAAACAACGGGTCCTGGCTTTTTCTACTTATAGAGTTTTTTCACTTaaccagttctcacttacccaggtttgactggaTTACTATAGTTACGCTAACAGCCACTACACTCCTTATGTAGCCACGACTTCTCTCCAcatttttttcatcataatttATCATGAAGTATATAGAGGAGCCcttacaatataaattataacatcGATTGAGTAACAtgagtaaataaattaacacatttatgttttaacCCGTCAGAACTCGCGCTATGAGCATTTTTCttacgctcgatttaaaatataaataacttttattttccaaatgttATAAGTAGaacttttttcttcttttcttcttttcttcttttatcttcatattcatataattttggaattctaaattattctttttcaaCCTGCCTAcagtttataaaaatcaattttttttcaagtccttcagaaattgtacaaatttctatcatcacgagagtaaagatataagcaaaaaatattaactacgGGAATTTTCGGGCCTGTTAGAATTATGGTGAAATACATATGACATATAATGTATAATTCACACGAAATCAGTCACATTTAATATAGGTTTATATCTCTTGGAGAGGTCCGACAAATTCGAAAACattgtgttattatttaatatacaactttttatCCATACCACCTTTTAGCCTTGGAGAATCTGACACAAGAAAAAACCATCGTTTGTTACAGTATGGCGACCCGTTGATTGGTCGAATTACGtaattattgaatgaaaaatcGTGATCACAGCTACATCTCTGCGTTTATTTCTTACAagcaaatttattttgcaactcatcatttttcttttctttctaaataaaatgaGCCGAGCTAGGACCATATTTGTTCATTCAAGtccaaaagaaaatttcttttgtatcgtttctttatttttttcagtttcgtCAAGTCTTTCAAGCATTGTGATTATACGCTTTagtctatcgatttgaaatttggatatgtgataagtatttatattctacctgccttgggtacttttattttttttaaattttgttagttttctcaattttcatttttcacacccAGATACAGTgtaataagataaatttttatagtcacTGGGCATTTAAGAGGtgtgaaaaaattgaagaagaataGAGCATATACTTGTGCTTATGAACTTTGTTTTTCAAGCActgtatttaatcgaaagaaaattttcgaatttttttttcaccattttaatGGGAGAGTATTTTTACCTGTCCTGGgattatggaaattttttttactccacTATATCTgggtgtgaaaaatgaaaattgtgaaaattaaaaggattttcgaaaaataaaaagggAAGTTAGAATATTAATATCTATAACATAACCGAATTTCAAagcgatagagtaaagggtataaacgtattgtttgaaattctatagtaactttaaccattcttatctgaaaaaccgcttttctttattaattttaattttttaagagaattcttaacaaaattataaagattcgcgccaatcaaagaatgtttaaaatttgtacataacagcCTTAAAAAAGATCCCATTTCAATTGTTgtaattaagtttattaatattattattaatatttccataatttattttaggtatttttcattttacgaaaaaaagaaaatcaggTAACATTTTTACATGTTTACCATCATACTGGTATGGTCGGATTGGGATGGGCTACTACGAAATTTTTAGCTGGTGGACATAGTATCTATGTAAcaacaataaattcatttgtaCATGTTgtaatgtatacatattatttattaacagcCTGGGATCCAGAATACAAGAAAAGTGTCTGGTGGAAAAAACATATAACACAATTGCAAATAGtacgtattttatttatagtttgtaGGAAATCGCAAATATAGAATTtcgtaaattattattcatgaaTAATAGCAATGTTTGTTAATATATTTAGTTATTCTCAAGGATCTATTTTCGTTAGTTATGCTTTAGTGTAGGATATTCTATATCTGCTGCTTGTTCAAAATTTGTTGCtctctttttttaatgtaattttcaaattcttaaatatatttaaaacaggctatttttttaatgtaaaacaagtgaaaataaacgagttaAATATCAGTGTGAGAAAAGCTTAAAAAGCAAACAAATTTATGTCGGTCTTCTGGCTGCCATTGGTCGTggtattaaaaactttcaaccatttttataccatgtataaaaatggatcaagatatactaagtttagtcccaagtttgtaacgcttaaaaatattgatactatttattgaacaaaatttgggtataggtgttcataaaatcaccgaaatagtccatttccggttgtctgtctgtctgtcgtctgtctgtcccttACTATAGCATATGCGTCAAAGTCAAAACATAGAATCTAATGTATTCGTTTCAACAAGCGAAATTGAACTTCTTTCACGTTTccgtataataaattaaaataaaaatgttttgacttgaataaataaaaacttaaaattgcttgaattgttgtatataaaatttattgaaagaaagtacaatatttttgaaatattttaagatataagAAATGGGGAcattaagaatattaaatttgcaatattttaaattattgtatttataagaAATCATTTATAAAGGATTTTCTTATTGAATCATTACCATAGTTGTGAAATGAACCATGAAAATATGTTAATGTTTCTTTATCAGTTTATATTGATTTATGATTTCTTATCgcttttaaataatcattaattgatttttttacgataaaactgGCAAAACTCATCAATCTATAAAATTtggcaatttatttatttttttttatcttgtcaACATTACCCtttgatttataaaagttttttttgtcctcaaacaaattgacaaatcattaattttctttcattaacTGTCAGGaattttcaattacaaattttttactctaCAATAACACAGGTCAgcaaaaaacttcttttttgagttgtgatttttatattatgtatatatgaaatatatcgagGAATACTAAGTCTAGTCCCAATTTTTTAGATCAtacctacgaacaaaattttgttataggtattcaaaaaatcacctaattagtccattttcatttttccgCCCGTCTGAAAtcgttttaatacttttatttggTTATAAATGCATGTAATCCGAGTTTTTACAATTCCAAAAGGAGTGCATAATTTTTGTGAGCCAAATATATGCgaaattgtttatcatttttcgttCGGTCATTCAATTCAATTGTCATTCGGTTTAATATTAAAGAGGGTTAAATTTTTCGTCGTATAAGAACCTAAAACTTCAAGTTCAGTTTAGTGGTACAGTCGAAATCAAAAGCTAGAACCGAGAAATGTTCTCATTTAATTGGTTGGATTACTCTCGTTGAAAAACCCAaagaataaaagttgtagagaatAAAATATTACGTTATAAACAccttaattttgaaatactaaatTTGGCATCAACTCAAAATCGGTTTTGTTCTAAGTCCTTCTCAATtgctcatttttcaaaaatatgagcTGTGAGGCTTACGTGTTACGGCTTAGAATATTTCAATGCGAAATCAGAAAGctagttatataaataaacatccTGAGTAGGAATTCGAAGTAGtatgaatgaaaaacatttttaattataacaaagGTGTATATTGCCACTAAAATAAGATTCCACCTAAATGAGAAATTTTCCTggtttgtaaattttgatttcaacaTTACCGCTGAACCGAATTTAAGTTTTAGATGTTCATTCGACTCAAAATTTGACCCTCTTTAATATTGAAACGAATGAAATATTCCGATGTACCGTTTTTGTTCTGCAagcaaaaatatgtaaaaagagCAAAAATTTCAGGGTTATTTGGCTCCCAAAAACTATGCATACTTAATGGATTTGCGCACACTCGGATTATACACATGTAGGACCAAATGAACGTACTTCTTATGGATTTTATATGAAAacctatttatattatttttatttaagagtgacatttatacaataaaaccaAATATACTTACTTTTATTGATTCAAATGATTAATTctgtcatttttttgtttgtttcagttccaatttttaacattaatgataCTATTCACACAAATTGCATTTATACCCGGCTGTAATTACCCAGTTTGGACAATGATCGTATTTGTACCACAGAATCTAttcatgttaatattatttggtgatttttattataaagccTACATTAAAAAGAAGCCAGCAGCAtctgaacaaaataaaattgaagaatcAACACCATCATCATCGAATGCTTCTACGTCATTACCATCGTCTTCCTCATCAGATGTTAAACACAAAAGTagttgaattaataattattatatttaatctgcgttatttaataataaaaattacttcaatatttttgtacattattGTTGGTGTTTGTTTTTATGATGAATGCATTCCACCTATAAGGTGGGTGACTTAAATCGACTCCGAATCCAAAGctttttttaagtatgtatGATTTACGTAGTGTGTagttaagtaattttaaaaggGATCataaaaaaaccgttttttattaaaaacgaagAGACCAAATCTGTAGCTTAAcaaatttcccaaaaaaaagCTTTCTTTTCTTTCGCCCAAGAAACATGTAGTTATTGAGATAATACAATCGTCATTATTGTTTGCTTTGGTTAACGCGTCTTTCTTTACACTTCTCTTTTAAGGAGTTTATGTTGTGTTGTTGTTTTTCTATGCCCCTTTTATGATTTAACACCCAATGGCTGACAGACTTCAGTATTATAATATAACTCtcttatacagggtggaccattaatctattatggctaatagctcgttttgtagtaaacCAATCCACATATACTTGGAGAGTTTGATCACCttgtaacaatttttaactaaaatctttaaacattttttcgaaaattgttagcTTTCGGAAGAAAGGAGATTTCAAAATGcgtcattattatatttaatcgaaagaaaacacgctagctacAAAAAAAGCTTTTGCTACAAGCTGTGAAGGGCAATAAGGGACATTCACCTATaaccatgactttgacctgaaattctagtttcaaggtcatttgaccTTGGTCTTCAAATgagtttaaaaatttacctggatttaaaagttattaacggAGATGAAAAACTTGACTGTCCTCCAATACGTTTGTCTAAAGCTACCATATTTTctttccgaaagctaacgattttcgaagaaatgttttaaataaaaaatgtagtagtataaataggtttttttattaaaatcaacatGCTAAAAATTTATCGGGTAAGCGGCTGAGCGAGTAAATGCGCAATCGCCTTtaaccgtttgactacttagactgggaggttgcggattcgaatccaggcagcagtagtctgatcaattataattaatgaggcggtaaattgattacattgtcgttgcttggataagaacgaagtaactgaCTTTACCCACATCATaagtttaattgtatttattcgattttagtttaaataaataaagattgaaAATTACGTgcgtggcctctgttatagacataTGTCTGACGAACGGAGGCtaaacctcattattattattattattttatgatgatCAAATTAcgaatttaaagtgttattctatttcttaccaTTTAGGGATtcaattgactattaaagcaacccggagaattAAGTCCAACCTGATGTCAGAATCtgatttttgattggttaagaAAGCTACAAAGTATGATTGCCACAAAGCTACAATTTATATCCATAATGCTGTTAATACTAATATTCCTAGTCTATATGGCTACTTGTTATAAGTTAATATAGTTATAagaatttgatcaaaaatttaccCCTTTCGAACGTGAATTAGCACAATCGGTTAAAAACGGTTATCGGTTAAACAAGTAGACTTAGACTAAGTGtatgatattttaataccaAAGCCTACCTTTATCCGTTAATTGTTACCAATACGCGTAGATATTGCAGCTGAAGCTAAAGGAAAAACTAAAGAAAaggaacggaggttaaaccacattattattattattattctatgatgatcaaattaagaatttaaagtgttatcctATTTCTTACCATTTAGGGattaaattgacttttaaagCAATACGGAGAATTAAGTCCAACCTGATAATTATGTAATTGAACTATTGTATAAATGATATGTTatgaaatctgaaaataaaataccgGTTCTAGTTCAAAAAAGTTGAATACCTACTATCTacgtttatataatttattagtcTATTAATTATGTAAACTGATTtgaatttactttctttttattagataaaacaACGCA
This genomic interval from Chrysoperla carnea chromosome 1, inChrCarn1.1, whole genome shotgun sequence contains the following:
- the LOC123297598 gene encoding elongation of very long chain fatty acids protein AAEL008004-like, which gives rise to VIKNIIKAYFYLNYDVSDPRTNPWPLMYTPWSTLGILIGYLYFVFKIGPKFMANRKPYNLERLLVVYNLLQILACVYIVYRNIVLAWGKYSFLCEPVDYESNPESLEIASLIYYYFVIKVIDLLDTVFFILRKKENQVTFLHVYHHTGMVGLGWATTKFLAGGHSIYVTTINSFVHVVMYTYYLLTAWDPEYKKSVWWKKHITQLQIFQFLTLMILFTQIAFIPGCNYPVWTMIVFVPQNLFMLILFGDFYYKAYIKKKPAASEQNKIEESTPSSSNASTSLPSSSSSDVKHKSS